One window of Candidatus Omnitrophota bacterium genomic DNA carries:
- the hisH gene encoding imidazole glycerol phosphate synthase subunit HisH (with HisF IGPS catalyzes the conversion of phosphoribulosyl-formimino-5-aminoimidazole-4-carboxamide ribonucleotide phosphate and glutamine to imidazole-glycerol phosphate, 5-aminoimidazol-4-carboxamide ribonucleotide, and glutamate in histidine biosynthesis; the HisH subunit provides the glutamine amidotransferase activity that produces the ammonia necessary to HisF for the synthesis of imidazole-glycerol phosphate and 5-aminoimidazol-4-carboxamide ribonucleotide), producing the protein PENEQAKALFRGVPEGSWVYFVHSFHVVPRDEAAVAARADYGGPFAAALAQGNIFATQFHPEKSQEAGLRILKNFLNI; encoded by the coding sequence CCCCGGAAAACGAGCAGGCAAAGGCGCTGTTTCGCGGAGTGCCCGAAGGGTCCTGGGTCTATTTTGTGCATTCCTTTCATGTGGTCCCCCGGGATGAGGCTGCTGTGGCAGCGCGGGCTGATTATGGGGGGCCCTTTGCCGCGGCACTGGCCCAAGGCAATATATTTGCCACCCAGTTTCACCCGGAGAAGAGCCAGGAAGCCGGTTTGCGGATTTTGAAGAATTTTCTGAATATTTGA